TCGTGAGGGAGAGCGAGTCTTCCTTCCTCAGGAATCCGGTCCCCGTAGTCTTTCCCGATGGATCAGAAAGCGCAGCGCAAGCGTCTGGGCAACAACGATCTCGACATCGAGGACGAACTGCTGGAGGAGGCCGTCGACACGGTTGTCGAGGGCGCCGAGCGCCTGAACCGAAAGTGGCCCGAGCTCATGGTCACCGGGTTCTTCGGCGGCATCGACGTGGGGCTGGGAATCCTCGCGATGATGCTCGTCAAGCAGGCCACCGACTCCGACATCCTGGCCGGGATGGCGTTCGGCATCGGCCTCCTCGCGCTCAAGCTCGCCCACTCCGAACTCTTCACCGAGGAGTTCCTGCTTCCGCTCAACGCGGTGGTCGCCGGCCAGGGCACCATCACGCAGATCGTGCGGTTGTGGGCGGTATCCCTGGTCACGAACCTGCTCGGCGGATTGGCCTTCATCTCGATCGTCGTACTGGCACTACCGGACTACCACCAGACCATTGTGGACACCGCCGTGAAGTACATGGATCAGCCCTCGCTGGTGATCATGATCGCCCTGTCCCTGCTCGCCGGT
This Dietzia psychralcaliphila DNA region includes the following protein-coding sequences:
- a CDS encoding formate/nitrite transporter family protein, yielding MDQKAQRKRLGNNDLDIEDELLEEAVDTVVEGAERLNRKWPELMVTGFFGGIDVGLGILAMMLVKQATDSDILAGMAFGIGLLALKLAHSELFTEEFLLPLNAVVAGQGTITQIVRLWAVSLVTNLLGGLAFISIVVLALPDYHQTIVDTAVKYMDQPSLVIMIALSLLAGATITLGTRMQQGTSNDVVSALLCMISGLLVIGLGMLHGAINAIIIFAAMLAGAGITIPDFLYWFAIVIPFNMLGGLLIITLPRLVRTHRVLKAVRTGEISLEDLEDEAN